A portion of the Anthonomus grandis grandis chromosome 7, icAntGran1.3, whole genome shotgun sequence genome contains these proteins:
- the LOC126738553 gene encoding synaptotagmin-7 isoform X2, with the protein MWQAFSRSIEILVAFFEYYSARAQLETTGSPQAKSPAGSSAGAVVLSEARTPTAPANKSLQNVKGGDHPSMAFLQSRSISLVDMYIDNSEPSENVGQIHFSLEYDFQNTTLILKIMQGKELPAKDLSGTSDPYVRVTLLPDKKHRLETKIKRRTLNPRWNETFYFEGFPIQKLQSRVLHLHVFDYDRFSRDDSIGEVFLPLCQVDLSEKPSFWKALKPPAKDKCGELLTSLCYHPSNSVLTLTLLKARNLKAKDINGKSDPYVKVWLQFGDKRVEKRKTAVFKCTLNPVFNDSFSFTVPWEKIRECSLDVMVMDFDNIGRNELIGRILLAGKNGSGASETKHWQDMITKPRQTIVQWHRLKPE; encoded by the exons aaccaCAGGCAGTCCTCAAGCAAAATCGCCAGCAGGAAGCAGTGCAGGAGCGGTGGTACTTTCCGAGGCACGCACCCCTACCGCACCCGCAAACAAATCCCTTCAAAATGTCAAGGGCGGGGACCATCCGTCG aTGGCTTTTCTACAGAGTCGCTCAATATCATTAGTCGACATGTACATTGACAATTCGGAACCGTCAGAGAATGTTGGACAGATACATTTTTCTCTGGAGTATGACTTTCAAAATACGAcgctgattttaaaaattatgcag GGTAAAGAATTGCCGGCCAAAGATTTATCAGGAACAAGTGATCCGTACGTCAGGGTAACACTACTTCCGGATAAAAAGCACCGATTAGAGACCAAAATTAAAAGGAGAACCCTTAACCCGAGATGGAacgaaactttttattttgaagggTTTCCGATTCAAAAGCTGCAGTCGAGGGTTTTGCATTTACACGTTTTTGATTACGACCGGTTTTCGAGGGATGACTCTATCGGAGAAGTTTTTCTGCCCTTGTGTCAG GTGGATCTCAGTGAAAAACCATCTTTCTGGAAGGCCCTTAAGCCGCCAGCGAAAGATAAATGCGGCGAGTTACTAACCTCGCTTTGTTATCATCCCAGCAACAGTGTACTTACTCTCACTTTGCTCAAGGCAAGAAACTTAAAAGCCAAGGACATAAATGGAAAATCTG ATCCCTACGTAAAAGTCTGGCTTCAATTTGGCGACAAGCGAGTAGAGAAACGCAAAACCGCAGTTTTCAAATGCACCTTAAATCCAGTATTTAACGATTCGTTTTCTTTCACGGTGCCATGGGAAAAAATCAGAGAATGTTCTTTAGACGTTATGGTTATGGACTTTGATAATATTGGAAGAAATGAACTGATAGGAAGGATACTGTTAGCTG GTAAAAATGGATCCGGGGCATCCGAAACAAAACACTGGCAAGACATGATTACCAAACCGAGACAGACGATCGTCCAGTGGCACCGGCTTAAACCGGAGTAA
- the LOC126738553 gene encoding synaptotagmin-7 isoform X1: MWQAFSRSIEILVAFFEYYSARAQLETTGSPQAKSPAGSSAGAVVLSEARTPTAPANKSLQNVKGGDHPSVSQQGQDMAFLQSRSISLVDMYIDNSEPSENVGQIHFSLEYDFQNTTLILKIMQGKELPAKDLSGTSDPYVRVTLLPDKKHRLETKIKRRTLNPRWNETFYFEGFPIQKLQSRVLHLHVFDYDRFSRDDSIGEVFLPLCQVDLSEKPSFWKALKPPAKDKCGELLTSLCYHPSNSVLTLTLLKARNLKAKDINGKSDPYVKVWLQFGDKRVEKRKTAVFKCTLNPVFNDSFSFTVPWEKIRECSLDVMVMDFDNIGRNELIGRILLAGKNGSGASETKHWQDMITKPRQTIVQWHRLKPE; this comes from the exons aaccaCAGGCAGTCCTCAAGCAAAATCGCCAGCAGGAAGCAGTGCAGGAGCGGTGGTACTTTCCGAGGCACGCACCCCTACCGCACCCGCAAACAAATCCCTTCAAAATGTCAAGGGCGGGGACCATCCGTCGGTAAGCCAACAAGGCCAAGAT aTGGCTTTTCTACAGAGTCGCTCAATATCATTAGTCGACATGTACATTGACAATTCGGAACCGTCAGAGAATGTTGGACAGATACATTTTTCTCTGGAGTATGACTTTCAAAATACGAcgctgattttaaaaattatgcag GGTAAAGAATTGCCGGCCAAAGATTTATCAGGAACAAGTGATCCGTACGTCAGGGTAACACTACTTCCGGATAAAAAGCACCGATTAGAGACCAAAATTAAAAGGAGAACCCTTAACCCGAGATGGAacgaaactttttattttgaagggTTTCCGATTCAAAAGCTGCAGTCGAGGGTTTTGCATTTACACGTTTTTGATTACGACCGGTTTTCGAGGGATGACTCTATCGGAGAAGTTTTTCTGCCCTTGTGTCAG GTGGATCTCAGTGAAAAACCATCTTTCTGGAAGGCCCTTAAGCCGCCAGCGAAAGATAAATGCGGCGAGTTACTAACCTCGCTTTGTTATCATCCCAGCAACAGTGTACTTACTCTCACTTTGCTCAAGGCAAGAAACTTAAAAGCCAAGGACATAAATGGAAAATCTG ATCCCTACGTAAAAGTCTGGCTTCAATTTGGCGACAAGCGAGTAGAGAAACGCAAAACCGCAGTTTTCAAATGCACCTTAAATCCAGTATTTAACGATTCGTTTTCTTTCACGGTGCCATGGGAAAAAATCAGAGAATGTTCTTTAGACGTTATGGTTATGGACTTTGATAATATTGGAAGAAATGAACTGATAGGAAGGATACTGTTAGCTG GTAAAAATGGATCCGGGGCATCCGAAACAAAACACTGGCAAGACATGATTACCAAACCGAGACAGACGATCGTCCAGTGGCACCGGCTTAAACCGGAGTAA